A single window of Uloborus diversus isolate 005 chromosome 5, Udiv.v.3.1, whole genome shotgun sequence DNA harbors:
- the LOC129222430 gene encoding tigger transposable element-derived protein 6-like, whose amino-acid sequence MGIIKCFKGYYRKRLVELILLGIENKVEDPFKAVNVKDACDFIAGSWWTVTGKTILNCGKKAGLGVLEDKMLSDWDGNSSDCDILYDQEIVLNLQTSASQLVEKTGKKYGVNVDDHLTADDDLTVFAGVTDEEILSEITGEMEHSGKEEFEEEEDDDDDNTSPSQSLLSTQEALKSVKSLRTFFSSLPSTNEDPVRALDSMCTLLVDLTVKKAAKQTKILDFFQ is encoded by the coding sequence ATGggcataattaaatgttttaaaggatACTATAGGAAACGTTTAGTAGAATTGATACTTCTGGGGATTGAAAATAAAGTAGAAGACCCTTTTAAAGCTGTAAATGTTAAGGACGCATGTGACTTTATTGCTGGAAGTTGGTGGACAGTAACAGGGAAAACCATTCTGAATTGTGGGAAAAAGGCCGGTTTAGGTGTCTTAGAAGATAAAATGTTATCTGATTGGGATGGAAATTCCTCAGACTGTGATATTTTATATGATCAGGAAATAGTTTTGAATCTCCAAACATCTGCGTCTCAACTCGTGGAAAAAACGGGCAAAAAATATGGAGTGAACGTGGATGATCATTTGACAGCGGATGACGATCTTACTGTTTTCGCAGGAGTTACTGATGAAGAAATTCTCTCTGAAATTACTGGTGAGATGGAACATAGTGGAAAAGAAGAGTTTGAGgaggaagaagatgatgatgatgataatacgaGTCCATCACAATCCTTATTGTCGACCCAGGAAGCACTTAAATCAGTCAAATCTCTGCGGACATTTTTTTCAAGTCTTCCATCCACAAACGAGGATCCTGTTCGTGCTTTGGACTCAATGTGTACCTTGTTGGTTGACTTAACAGTCAAAAAAgcggccaaacaaacaaaaatattggatttttttcaataa
- the LOC129222301 gene encoding tigger transposable element-derived protein 6-like — MARRKQISFQDKLNVISDIDDGMKQVDAAKKYGLSQSTVATFLKKRKHIEDAVRSNLVNPKRKRLKVATNENIDAAVLKWFQEMRATNIPINGPLLCAQARKYAAMLGNETFKASIGWLMRFRDRHGITFQEIHGEKKSAPMNEANAWRQEKMKDILQKYAPEDIYNADEAGLFFQLLSD, encoded by the coding sequence ATGGCACGGAGAAAGCAAATTTCATTTCAAGATAAACTCAACGTCATCAGCGATATTGATGATGGAATGAAGCAGGTTGATGCAGCTAAGAAATATGGATTATCTCAATCTACAGTTGCAACGTTCCTCAAGAAGAGGAAACATATTGAAGATGCTGTGAGATCAAATTTAGTTAATCCCAAGCGAAAACGATTAAAAGTCGCGACTAATGAAAACATTGATGCTGCCGTCCTGAAGTGGTTTCAAGAGATGAGGGCAACAAATATCCCAATAAATGGACCCTTGTTATGTGCACAAGCACGGAAATATGCAGCAATGCTAGGGAACGAAACTTTTAAAGCTAGCATAGGTTGGCTAATGCGTTTTCGGGATCGCCACGGAATCACTTTCCAGGAAATTCACGGAGAGAAAAAATCTGCTCCAATGAATGAGGCAAATGCCTGGAGACAAGAGAAGATGAAAGATATTCTTCAAAAGTATGCACCAGAAGACATTTATAACGCTGATGAAGCTGGACTGTTTTTTCAACTCCTCTCTGATTGA